The Halichoerus grypus chromosome 14, mHalGry1.hap1.1, whole genome shotgun sequence genomic interval CAGAATAGCAAATTAAATGgccaaaaaacatttaaagaggtatattaatatttaaagtaagttatcactttgaaatcagaaaacttTTTAGTACAGGGGAAGGGTGGCCTTACTTACTAATGTTGGAAATATGAAATGTTAGTCTTATTCTACAGATATCTGgcaatttctattaaaataagaaaagacaattCAATCAATCCATCAGTCTCACTGCTAGAAGTAGgttacagaaaggaagaaaaaaaagcttcagTAAGTAAGGACATGGTTATGACTGTCTATTAGCCCATTATGTTATGCTACCTCTTGAGGGTGGTTATGGATCCTTTTTCCTAATGACAAAAATGTGACTAAACAGTGGCAGAGTAGGCTGAACAAATGATGACCTGTCTAGACCATGGACTCTTTTCAGCTAGTTAAAAGTTATTGTTGAGTGCAAAAGATGCAAAACTGTGTATGTAATATAATCCCATCTTAAGACAATGAAAACACACTCGTGTGTGCACAGATATTAATGTGTCTGTATGacagagtaaaaagaaaactatgaagCTGACTACCATTGCTTATCTAGAGACAGACTGTTCGTGTGGCTGGAGTTGATATGAGAATGGAAAAAGTGCAAAATTCAGGAGATAAAATGTAAGTCACACTTACACAGTTACATGTatgtttcaatgtatttttttaattaaaagaaaggcTGTTGTCTTGTGGGGACACTTCTGTCAATGAGTTGGCATTGTTCTCCACTGAGTGGTAACTCCTTTCCTGGGTATCCTTTCCTACCTCTATCCGGTCCTCAGAGGGGAGGCAAAAAGCCTTTTCAACCTGTGCCTTTCATCTGGTGATTGTCCTTCTCTACTATTACAGCAGTGCCATGTTCACGTGTATGGCCCATGTCTTCCAATTCACTGGGGAAAGACCGGCTGGTTTCCATCCTGTACAGTGTCACTCCCATGCTAAACCTTGTCGTCTGCACTTTGAGGAATAAGGACATCATAAAGGCCTTGAAAGTgatagaagaaaaggaagaaatttcatTTCCACTGAATTGTAATATTCATTTTCTATGATGATTAGTAACAGAAAATTAGCTGTCTTACTGATACAATCCAGTTGCTTCTTGCCAACATTGCTAATCTCTAAGAATTAAAAGGTAATTTCAACGGTAAAACAAATTgagcaaaatgttaacagatgAATTTGGTTGAAGGGtcactatatattttttgtacCCTTCCTATTCTTGAACACTTCTATCTGTTCTATATGTTTGAAACCATtcctaaataaaaagtttaagaagttaagaaaaaaaagtcacttattGGGCTGGCCTAATGGTTCCCACTGGTTTGAGACATGCACATGAAATTTaaccaataaacaaaatgaaatctgtTTCTTGTAAAATCTGATTCTATGGGGAGCACTTCTTCTAGTTTCCTTCCAGTATGAATTTTAtggcattttaagaaaatgatgtatTCTCATAACACTTATTCTCCTCCATTGTTTATGATGTCTGGTAAGATGTAACTTGTGGACAAAGACTTTTTGACATAAAACAACTCTGTAGTATGAGTAATCGATAATTGGTTCAAACTAAGAGAAGTCTTTCTCATTTTCAGGAAATACCGCACTCATGCACAAATACTGAAAACTGATTTCTGAATGAAGCTATTTCCACACAAAGTGCATTTATTTTGTCTACTTGCAGCAGAAATTTTATAACTTCCATGTGGGTTCTCCAGTCATTGCTTTTATAGGGTTCTCTCTCCAAAATGAGCTTCTGGGGAAAAATGAGCTTCTAACCTGTTATTTCTCTCATATGTGAATTTGCTGATGTTCAGAAAGTTAACTTTTCatggggtgcctaggtagctcagtcgttaagcgtctgcctttggcttaggtcatgatcccagggtcctgggatcgagccccacattgggctccctgccctgcaggaagcctgcttctccctctcccactccctctgcttctgttccctctctcggtcagatgaataaataaaatcatttaaaaaaaaaacacgaaagTTAACTTTTCAGTTTCAGGATGATTTTCTAGTTATTGTattcataaggtttctctccagcaTGAATTCTCTGCTATGTGATGATATAATGATTTGTAAATGAAGCCCTACTCACATTTAATAAGACAGAAAACTACTCTCTCCTATGAATTATCTGATGTATGATTAAATGTTGGTTTGAGTGAAAGTTTTCTCACATTTTCTGAATTCATagaatgagatttaaaaatcttttttaatttaaagtacatttttaatttaaaaacttagattGTAAAATTGCTTTTAGATAGTTTTGCtgtgggttgcctgggtggctcagttgttaagcgtctgccttcggctcaggtcaggatcctagggtcctgggatcaagccccgcactgggctccctgctcggcaggaagcctgcttctccctctcccattccccctgcttgtgttcctgctttcgctatctctctgtcaaataaataaaaaaatcctaaaaaaaaaggagttttgcTCTGAATACAAAGGAACTGTATTATAGTAGTGGCATAAAAAGATACGTCTAATTCACACTACTCCCCCTGGTAAGGTCCTTACTGCACATGCTTTCAATCAATATTGACCTTAGAGTTCCATCTAAGTAAGATTCAATTCTCCCATTTCACCCATAACTGTCCATCATCCATTCCCCAATCAATTCCCAGTGCCCCTTCAAATATGTGGAGGCCCACAAAAGGAAGTCTTCCTTTGTCCTAGGTGTTACTACCCTGTTGACAAAAGGTaatgcatcttctttttttttagcttagtAATGCAgaactgtactttttaaaatgtgcctggggaagtgcctaggtggctcagttggttaagcatctgccttcagctcaggtcatgatcccagggacctgggatggagcctgctcagtggggagtccgcttctccctctccctctgcccctccccctgctcgtgcactctctgtctctgtctctctctcaaaataaataaataaaatatttaaaaaaataaaaagtaaataaaatgtgccTGGGAATAAAAAGGTTGAGAATCACTATCTCAGTAATCCTTCTAAATTAATCTTTGAAATCCTTATTTTCAAACCCCTGCGCTCTTAGACCAGTCTTCATTAACTTCACTTCCTATTTATTATCCAAAGGACAAAAAACAcactattaaaaaagaaacatgagaGTCTCTTAGTCAATCCTCTTTTGCTAAAGTTTGGCAGCTACCATAATAAAATTTGACACCACCAAAGGTAATTTTCTCTTATGTATCAAAGTTTACAAGATCTTTAACAAAACAGTAAGTGCCTTAACTTTTAGcaacaaaaaaatgagaatagtgTCACAAATcagagcattttcatttttttagtttgaaaagttttggtaattaaaaaaatatgtatttctgaaCTCCACAGTCCTTAGAGAGGAACAGCTCTCAGTGCATTGAATCTGCTAATGACAGAGTAGGTTGTACAGACCAGTACTTTGAGAACtaaaaagttgaagaaaatattaaatatatttaattctgtGATGGCACTGGAAAGCTACCAAGAAGTGAGAAACTACATGAATAAGATTAGAGATAAGGCATAACCTCTGGAATTTGGGGCTATTTATTAAAAAGAGgtgtttgctaatttttaaagcaaatgctGGCCAAGGAAGGTTAAGACAGTTTTTGACAAATTTATGTGACCTACTGGTACAAATACTAGAATTAAGTTCCTTCCCAGGATGAGGCACCTGGCAATCTCCCCAAGTCTATGTCTCTAGGGTATCCCCTAGAAATAGGAGTGAAAATGCCAGACAAGCCTTTATGGGGACTGGAGCCCAGTTTTACATACTCTCATTACATGACTGGATGAAGACAAACAAGGGTGTTCATGCTCTTGCCTAGTCACCTGTTAGAGCCAAAGGCAAATCTCCTCTGGAAGAAAGTATCATCCAAACCATCTCAGTATCTCtacaatttttaatatatagtgtCTGGTAGTTGATTTAAAATCAtcaggtaggggcgcctgggtggctcagtcgttaaacgtctgccttcggctcaggtcatgatcccagggtcctgggatcaagccccgcatcaggctccctgctcatccaggagcctgcttctccctcttccactccccctgcttgtgttccctctctagctgtctctctctctgtgtcagataaataaatcttttaaaaaaaaaattaaaaaaaaaataaaatcatcaggtATAGGAGAAGATAAGCATCACTAAAATCTGAAAGAACCAATGGAAAAAGGTTAATGGGATGTAAATAATGGGGTTATTTCTAGACAAAGCAAAGGAAGATTATGAAGCAGAAGCATACTTTGCATAGATAATAGCAAGAAATTTCAcaaaatgtgaagaaaagaaaaaccccactaagctacagatttaaaaaaacactacaaaccccaaatacatagaaaataacaCCTAGGCATATCACTGTGCAATTGTTGGCAGCCTAAGACAAGACATGAATTTTGAAGGAactagagaaaagggaaaaaagcacaTTACCTTCAAAGGTAATTACACTGAAAGCTTATTTTCCAACAAAACAGTGAAACACAAACCttaacaaaatatattcaaaatactaatagaaaataactgtcaacttAGAATCTTATATtcagtaaaaatatctttcaaaaatgaaggtaaaataaagaaattttccaagaaacaaaaacaaaatttgtcaCTAGCAAGCACAcactaaaagaaatgctaaagggtcTTCTTCAGCCAGGATAAAAATGATTCTAGAGTGAAacttaaaagaaggaataaaaaagggTAAGTATGCGGATTAATCTAGATGAATATTGACTCTGAGACACTAAAGACTGACCACATCAACTACTTACAAAATCCAAATGCATAACATTAATACCATGTAagtcaacagggaaataaaggagCTACTTTTGTAGCTTCTCACCTTGTCCAGAGTGGTGTGGATACTAATTTAAATCAGTCTTCAATAAGTGAAGTGTACATACAGTATTAACATCTGATGTAGtaaattttaaggcaaaaaaagCATCAGTAGCAATAAAAatggacatttcataatgattaaATTTCAATTAACCAGGAAGAGTATAATGATTCTAAATTTGAATGTATGTAAAAACAAAggctcaaaatatataaaacacaaaaggGTTGATCTAAAGGAGAGACAAATTCACAAATATTCTGGATGATAAAACACTTCTTTTAGAATCTGATGGAATAAGTCTGGGAGAATAGAAAGGGTTTGAAAACACAGTAAGATTAAtttgtagaggggcgcctgggtggctcagttggttaagcatctgccttcggctcaggtcatgatcccagggtcctgagatcgagccccacatcgggctccctgctcggcgggaagcctgcttctccctctcccactccccctgcttgtgttccctctctcacagtctctctctctgtgtcaaataaataagtaaaatcttaaaaaaaaaaaaaaagattaatttgtaGAGattgggaggagaaaggaagagtaCTCTTCCAATGTGCAACTCTGTTTTTTAAGAAGACAAACTCAAATGCAAACAGTAGTGTCCAGTGGTAACCTAGCATGTAATGACTATGCAGAGAATGTATTAACaaaattggaagaaaagaatTCTAGGTTTTGAAatccattttcttaattgttcCCCTTTCCcaaacagaaatcaataaaaatacagatttctgtgGATGAGGCTAAGAGTTCAAAGTGCTCACCTCTGTATCTGTGACCTGAGACTAAGTCCTTTGGTTTCAGGGCCAGTTCTAAGGTGATAGTAAGTAGTCTGCAGGGCTGCTGCTTACCTCACTGGTCACTTTGGGTATGGATACAAGCTGGGAAAACTTTATGCATCCCAGGTGTGAGTTATCTGGGCCATGGCAGAGAATTAATAAAAAAGGGAACATATTGGTTAACTAAAGAGGCCTGTGAATATTCAAGTAAGCCTGTGGATCTGATTTGCCAAtctcaaaatcaaataaaaaaaatgtttatccaaATTTCCACATACTGATACTGTAAACAATAAATAACTGActtcctgaaggaaaaaaaaaaaaaaagaatcctttgtgtttttaataaTGTCAATTTTCACAAAAACTTTTGGCTTCTCTTCATTATAGACCTGAATTGTCCAtacttttgctttcatttcagcatccttaaacaattaaaaattttcttagcACTCTACTCATTAAGAAATTCCTTTGGTCAATATCAAATACAGCCCTGAATTTATAAAGCTGCTTATCCATAACATGAAACAAGATTGCCAAGTTCTCTCCTTGCATATTTACTATTATTTGCAGGGGATTGACAATCCCAGTATCTGTCCAGTAGTTAAGCATGGCCATCACACATTGCTTAAACACTTTCTTCAAAGTGTCTCCCCCACACATGAAACGACATCAGCTCTGTGATCCAGACATTCATACTTCTGACCAGACGTAAGGTGGCTTTGATTACCTCCTGCTTCTTAGTCAAGGTGTAGCCTCTCACTACTTTGTATCCCCACACCACGATTGTGGCACTGGGCACTCTACTTCCCCAGAATCTGATTTCTGATGTATACTGAGCTGTGGTCTCCAGTTTAAGGCTTTCCTAAAGTCACTGCCTTTATAGGGTTTCTGTTTAGCATGAATTTTCTGGTGTTTAATAAGATTTGATCTGATGGTGAAGGCTTTTCCACACTCAGCACATATAaatggtttctctcctgtgtgaattcGATGATGTTCATGGAGTTGTGACTTCTTAATGAAGGCCTTCCCACAGTCACtgcattcatagggtttctctccagtatgaattctccgATGCCGATTTAAATGTGATTTCTGGATGAAGGACTTCCCACATTCTGTACAAatatagggtttctctcctgtatgaattctctgatgcaTAATTAGTGTTGATTTTCTTgcaaaggctttcccacattcactgcactcataGTGTCTCTCTCCAGTATGAGATTGCTGATGTATATGGAGGCCTGACTTTCGAGTGAAGGCTTTTCCACAGTCAAtacatttatagggtttctccCCAGTATGAATTTTCTGGTGTGTAAAGAGATTCGATCTGTCAGTGAAGGCCTTTCCACACTCAGCACATctatagggtttctctcctgtgtgaattTGCTGATGTACATGGAGTTGTGACTTCTTTGTGAAGGATTTCCCACAATCACtgcattcataaggtttctctccagtatgaattctctcatgggaaataaaatgtgatttgtggaagaaggccttcccacattcagTACAAACATAGGGTTTTTCTCCTCTATGAATTCTCTGATGCATACTTAGTGTTGACTTCTGgatgaaggctttcccacactcacTGCATTCATAATGTCTCTCTCCAGTATGGCATTTCTGATGTATCCTAAGCCGTGACTTCCAGGTGAATGATTTTCCACAATCACTgcatttatagggtttctctccagtatgaattttTTGGTGTTTAATGAGATTTGACCTGTCAGTAAAGGCCTTTGCACATTCGGCACATATATAAGgtctctctccagtatgaattttCTGGTGTATAATGAGATTTGTCTTGTGAGTGAAGACCTTCCCACATTCTGCACATATAAAGGGAttctctcctgtgtgaattcGCTGATGCACATGGAGTTGTGACTTCTTTATAAAGGACTTTCCACAGTCACTGCATtcgtaaggtttctctccagtatgaattctctcaTGTGTAATAAAATGTGACTTCCGgataaaggctttcccacattcggTACATACATAGGGTTTTTCTCCTGTATGAATTTTCTGATGCATACTTAGAGTTGATTTCCTTgtgaaggcttttccacattcagTACATTCAAAGtgtttctctccagtatggatTTTTTTATGTACACTGAGGTTTGAATTCTGAGAGACATTTTTCCCACATTCACTATATTCATAGGGTTTTTCTCCAATATGAATTCCTTGGCATCTGAACAGATCTGACTTCTGGATAAAAGCTTTTCCATATTCATTGCATTTACAGTGATTCTCCTCAGTGTGAGTTTTCTCATGATTTGACTTGAGGGACAAGTCCTTCTCATATTCAGTGCGTGTACAGGGTTTCCCTCCTATAGAAGCCTTCTGAGGTACAGCAAATTGGGGCTTCTGAGTGAAGACTATCTCACATTTGCTGCATTCATGCTGTTTCTCTTCAGCACAAATACTTTGATGTGCAAAGAGGTGTGGCTTCTGGGTGAAAATTTTTacataatcagaaaataaattgaGATTCTCCTCAGTATGAATTTTTTGATGTTGAATGAGAGCTTGCTTATGACTCAGAAGTTTCTTACACTGGTTATATTCACAAGCATTCATTTCTGTATGAGAATTCATATGAGTGAAAATATTACCATATCCAATAATCTTATCAGGATTTCCTCTTGCATTGTTTCTATAATCACATAAGCTTACAATAGGCTTCAAACTCCTTCCAAATGATTCATAGTTCTGGAGTCTTTTTCTTGCAGGAACAAGGTATGTGTTTACATGAGCAATTTTCCCATTGTCCTTATATTCACAGTCTCTCTCATTAAATAGTGCTCCCTTGTTGATAAAGGTAACTGGTGTTACACCTGTGTTCTGGTTTTCCTCACATCTTTCTGTCTGTTTATCATCTTGCCACAAATCTTCTAAAATGGAATATGGGTCATCTCCTGTAAAGAGATTAATTCTCTCAAACTGGATTGAAACTTCTTCAGACATTCCCTGCTGTGAAGTTTCAAAACCAATATCCCCatctaaaaaagaaggaaaaaataaaacacacaaagaacaGTTAAGAGAACATAGAAGGGATAATACATACAGTTGATTTAGGGTGAACAGAGAGAACTAAGAggctttatataaatataacaaatatgtataaaaatatatatgagtagtaatagatgtatatataatgtatagcaataaaacaaatacttGTCTTCCATTTACTAAATAATAAGCAGTAACATTTagatgtgccaggcattgttctaagttctataactaactcatttaatcatcacaacccACTGCTCTTGGTATCAGTAttgtctctattttacagatgaggaaattcagcCACAGGAGTCAGgtatttgggatgcctgggtggctcagttgttaagcgtctgccttcggctcaggtcatgatcccagggtcctgggatcgagccccgcatcgggctccctgctcagcggaaagcctgcttctccctctcccactccccctgcttgtgttccctctctcactgtctctctctctgtcaaataaataaataaaacctcaaaaaaaaaaaaaaaaaaaaaaagaagaagagtaaGGTATTTGCCCAAACCAAATGTTTGGTAATTGGAGAAGAGGAGATTCAAAGTGAAGCCACATCAGCTCTATGCGTGTAGCAGAACCACCTAGTAAGCTATCAGAGGAACAAAGTGacaaactgtgtggcttaaaaGAAGTATTTGAGTCTATATCCTTGTTATCCTTATTATTCTTGTTAATCCTTCatccactaatctactttctctttCCCTATTAATCACTCTGCCCTAAATACCAATGTATTTATATagagtaaaacaattttttaaaagatttatttatttgagagagagagaaagagagagcacacacgtgagcaggggtggagggaggaacagaaggggagggagagggacaagcagactccatgctgagcacagagcctgaagcgggACTCGATTTCATGAtgccagatcatgacctgagctgaaatcaagagtcagacgcttaaccaactgaaccacccaggtgcccctaggtacCTGTAGCTTCTGACTTAGCCAAGTGGCAAAAAATGTCTATGATTCAATTCTTTATTCTGGTTTGGGGTGCAGAGATATATGCACTCAACAGGAGGCATATAACAGGAGAAAGGAGCAGCTGTCTGAAGCAGGGCCTGAGAGCCTTCCATCAGaacctctcctctcctttcagcAGTATGAAGCTGGTAGCCAAGTTCATGGCTGCCCCCAAACAACAGCCTCATTTATGGTGGGGTGAAGCCAAGTAATTCAGTTCTTACCAGTCAAATGGGAGTAAAAATTATGTTGTGTGACAAAGCCCATGTCTTAAGAATGTAGGTATGTCTCCACAaccctcttctctttccattgACTGTATTCCAGACTAGTGGCATCCAGCTCTGTGGCTGGTAATGCCCTAGGCACAGGTTGGAAAACTATGGCCCTCAGACTAAATCCAGGCCTCCATCCAAAAGCTAGAAatggattttacatttttgaatggtcaaaaaaaaaaaaaatcagaagaataaTTACATGACACATGAAAAACATATGAGATTCAAATTTCTGTGTGCATAAAGTTTTTATTGGAACAGAGATACACTCATTCATTGATGTAGTACCTCTAGCTCCTTGGGGCTAAAACAGCAAAATTGAGTAGTAATGACAGCAATCATatggctcacaaagcctaaaataatgACTTCTGGGCCTTTACggaaaatgtttgccaacctctgctctCG includes:
- the ZNF484 gene encoding zinc finger protein 484 isoform X2 — protein: MLENYFNLISVGCQVPKAEVIFSLEQEEPCLLDGEISSHSCLDGDIGFETSQQGMSEEVSIQFERINLFTGDDPYSILEDLWQDDKQTERCEENQNTGVTPVTFINKGALFNERDCEYKDNGKIAHVNTYLVPARKRLQNYESFGRSLKPIVSLCDYRNNARGNPDKIIGYGNIFTHMNSHTEMNACEYNQCKKLLSHKQALIQHQKIHTEENLNLFSDYVKIFTQKPHLFAHQSICAEEKQHECSKCEIVFTQKPQFAVPQKASIGGKPCTRTEYEKDLSLKSNHEKTHTEENHCKCNEYGKAFIQKSDLFRCQGIHIGEKPYEYSECGKNVSQNSNLSVHKKIHTGEKHFECTECGKAFTRKSTLSMHQKIHTGEKPYVCTECGKAFIRKSHFITHERIHTGEKPYECSDCGKSFIKKSQLHVHQRIHTGENPFICAECGKVFTHKTNLIIHQKIHTGERPYICAECAKAFTDRSNLIKHQKIHTGEKPYKCSDCGKSFTWKSRLRIHQKCHTGERHYECSECGKAFIQKSTLSMHQRIHRGEKPYVCTECGKAFFHKSHFISHERIHTGEKPYECSDCGKSFTKKSQLHVHQQIHTGEKPYRCAECGKAFTDRSNLFTHQKIHTGEKPYKCIDCGKAFTRKSGLHIHQQSHTGERHYECSECGKAFARKSTLIMHQRIHTGEKPYICTECGKSFIQKSHLNRHRRIHTGEKPYECSDCGKAFIKKSQLHEHHRIHTGEKPFICAECGKAFTIRSNLIKHQKIHAKQKPYKGSDFRKALNWRPQLSIHQKSDSGEVECPVPQSWCGDTK
- the ZNF484 gene encoding zinc finger protein 484 isoform X1, whose translation is MTKSLGSVSFKDVTVDFSREEWQQLDLAQKSLYRDVMLENYFNLISVGCQVPKAEVIFSLEQEEPCLLDGEISSHSCLDGDIGFETSQQGMSEEVSIQFERINLFTGDDPYSILEDLWQDDKQTERCEENQNTGVTPVTFINKGALFNERDCEYKDNGKIAHVNTYLVPARKRLQNYESFGRSLKPIVSLCDYRNNARGNPDKIIGYGNIFTHMNSHTEMNACEYNQCKKLLSHKQALIQHQKIHTEENLNLFSDYVKIFTQKPHLFAHQSICAEEKQHECSKCEIVFTQKPQFAVPQKASIGGKPCTRTEYEKDLSLKSNHEKTHTEENHCKCNEYGKAFIQKSDLFRCQGIHIGEKPYEYSECGKNVSQNSNLSVHKKIHTGEKHFECTECGKAFTRKSTLSMHQKIHTGEKPYVCTECGKAFIRKSHFITHERIHTGEKPYECSDCGKSFIKKSQLHVHQRIHTGENPFICAECGKVFTHKTNLIIHQKIHTGERPYICAECAKAFTDRSNLIKHQKIHTGEKPYKCSDCGKSFTWKSRLRIHQKCHTGERHYECSECGKAFIQKSTLSMHQRIHRGEKPYVCTECGKAFFHKSHFISHERIHTGEKPYECSDCGKSFTKKSQLHVHQQIHTGEKPYRCAECGKAFTDRSNLFTHQKIHTGEKPYKCIDCGKAFTRKSGLHIHQQSHTGERHYECSECGKAFARKSTLIMHQRIHTGEKPYICTECGKSFIQKSHLNRHRRIHTGEKPYECSDCGKAFIKKSQLHEHHRIHTGEKPFICAECGKAFTIRSNLIKHQKIHAKQKPYKGSDFRKALNWRPQLSIHQKSDSGEVECPVPQSWCGDTK